CTATCGTCCGAACCGTGAAAATTAAGGATATTCTCTCCTATCAGGATAAACTTATTGATGTCTACTCCCAGCAATTCGTCAATGATGTTTCTTTTGAGATGCATCACGTCGTTGTTGATCGCATCATTCCATTCACCCAGAAATTCAATCACCGCATAGCCCGCGTCATAGTCTAAAAAAAGAATCTTGATGTAGAGGGTCTCTGAGCCGATAAAATCCCAGCTAGGTGCTATGTAGTAGCCATATATGGTCTCAGAATACATATCATAATTGTACTCTTTGCCATGAAAGGGTGAATATTCATCTCGAGAAGAATCGTAATATTTCAGCCAACCGTAGTAGGGCTCTATATCGTGCATAAACTAAGCTTTGTAATGATCGATGGCGTTTCGCACAGATCCATATTGATGAATCATCTGCTCAGCCTCTGACCTGTCCACAGGTATCTCCGACATCAACATACGAATGGCTCGATCTATGAGTTTCGCATTGCTCAGTTGCATATCCACCATTTTGTTGCCCTTGACATGACCCAGCTTGATCATTACTGCGGTCGATATCATATTCAAGACAAGTTTAGTGGCCGTACCTGCTTTCATACGCGTACTACCTGTCACAAATTCGGGTCCTACGACTACTTCTACAGGATAGGTGGCTTCAGCTGCAATCATCGAGCCTTCATTGCAAACGATGCATCCGGTGTTCAAGCCGTTTTGATTGGCCTTTTTCAATCCTCCTAAAACATAAGGGGTACGACCTGAAGCCGCTATCCCAATGACGGTATCACCCGCGCGGGCACCGAACACCTTCATATCTTCCCAAGCTTGATTTGGGTCATCTTCGGCCTGCTCCACGGATTGTCTAATGGCTCTATCTCCACCTGCAATGATACCTATCACTCTATTTTGAGGCAATCCATAGGTGGGTGGTATTTCGGAGGCGTCTACCACACCCAGACGTCCACTGGTCCCTGCTCCTATGTAGAACAATCGACCACACTGCTTCATACTTTCGGTAATTTCTTCAACCAGAGGGGTTATTTGATCAATCGAACGAGCCACCGCTAAAGGAACGCTTTGATCCTCCTCATTCATAGATGTCAGAAGTTCTTCGGTCCCCATGGTATGGAGATTGTCATAGTTAGAGTTAGATTCGGTGGTCGTCATGCGCAATAATTTAATTCAGTCGACAAGATTAATAAATCTTAGGGTTTGGGAGGGTAAAGTTGCTCATGAATTCCTGCGATTTTTTGATCCCATTCAAGGTTACAACCAGTCATTTTTATGGTAAAGCGCCAATCCAGCCACAGGATCTTCTGTTATCAAACCCATTGTCAGCCCCTTATCCATAGCTACTTGTCTCAAAATATGTCCATAGTAGAAAGCCACAGACCCCGTAAAATGAATCGGTAGTGACTGATGCTCGCTATACTGACAGACATTCTCGTCAAAGAATTCTTCAAAACAATCGTACACCATCTGATAAAAATAAGGGTGCTTGATATGATCAAAAATGAATTTAGAAAAGCTCGAGAGGAAGCGGATAGGCATGTCGCTTCGGTAAATGTTCTCAAGCAATTCGCTACGAGTGAGATGATATTTCTCATCAAACTTTGCTTTCAAATCATCTGGCAGTTGATGTTTAAAATAGCGTTTGATCAGCATCCGTCCCAGCATATTCCCGCTCCCCTCATCACCCAAAAGATAGCCCAGTGAGGTCACATTTTCTGTAATGGAGTTGCCGTCGTACTGGCAGGAATTGGAGCCAGTACCTAAGATGCAGGCGATCCCAGGTTGGTGACCACAAAGCGCCCGAGCGGCCGCCATTAGATCATGATCTACTTCGACAGTGGCCTCTGGATACAATCCCAGCAAAGCATCAGAAATCAAGGTTTTGTTGTTGTCAGAGGAGCAGCCTGACCCGTAAAAGTGAATCGATGTAATCGGGTGATCTTTGTAATCCACCAAACCATCAGACACGGCTTTTTGGATTTCTTCCTTCTTCATGTAGTAGGGATTGATACCTACGGAATTGGCCTGAAATATCTTACCCGTATCGTCAATCAATCTCCAGGCGGTTTTAGTCGATCCACTATCTGCTATTAGTTTCATGTGGTAAAAGTAGATATTATCATTTTATAAGGGCTGAAGTATCTATTGGGAACTTTCAACTTAATAAACTTTCGACTTTCAACTCACACCAACTCTCCTACCACCTCAAACTTGTCAAAAACCTTGGCGGTATGTGGAGCATCGCTCAATTCTTCTGTTAGGTCCTGACCTGCCCAATGCTCGTAGTGCTTGCCATCTCTCCATAGACGGGAGCTGCCTACATCATAGATTTTGCCCTGATAAGCCACCCATATTTCGTCTCGGTCCTGGCCATTTCGTAGTGCCAGTTGTTGTTTGGTGTACGGCTTATTCATCTAAACTAACCACGGTAATTCCTGCTCCGCCCCTTTCGATATGTTCGTCAGTAGCCCGAAGCACTTTTGGATTTTCCCTGAGGACATTCCTCACTAAATCTCTTAGCACGCCATGCCCTTTACCATGCAGGATCTTTACTTCTGGATAGCCCAAAAGCAATGCCTCATCGATGTAGTTTTCTACTTTCCCAATCGCCTCTTCGGCACGCACACCTCTGATGTCCAGCGTCATATTAAAATTGGCCATTTTCGAATTCAAATCTATGCCGGTCATCTGCTTTACGCGATCTTCAGTCGACTTCTTAAATTGCTTGCTCGAAATCTTCTCGATGTCTTTCAACTTCACACGGGAGGTCAAACCACCCAAAGTCAGCTCTACCTGATTTCCCTTGATAGAAACCACCTCTCCTGCAGCACCCGAACTAAGGATCTTCACCTTATCTCCTACTTCGATGTTTTGATCAACAGCTTTGACAAGCTTTTCTTCCGGCTTTACACTTTCCTTAGAAAGCTTTTCCTTGTGCTGCGTTAGTTGCTCACGTGCCTGCTGGACTCGCTTTTTATCTGCTTTGGCTTCCTGGATTTGCTTGATAGTAGACTCTACCTTCTTATTGGACGCTTCGATCACACGAGCAGCTTCTTGCTTCGCTTCTTTCAGCACCTCATTCTTCTTCTTGTCCAGAAACTTCTTCAGGTCTTGATAGTCTTTGATTGCATCACTCAATCGCTTGTCCTTGGCCTCTACTTCCTTCTTCAGCTTGTCAATTTGATTCTTCTCAGATTCCAATTCACTCAGCATCCGGTCAAACTGCACATGAGAAACGCCAGCTTTTTTCTTGGCTCTTTCCAGCATCTGCTTGTCCAGACCAATCTTGCCTGCTATCTCCAAAGCAAATGAACTACCCGGTTTTCCAATCTCCAGTTCGTACAGAGGCTCCAACTTCTTTACATCATATTTCATGGCCGCATTGACGATCCCTTTGGTCTTATCTGCCAGCTTCTTCAAGTTGCCATAGTGAGTGGTAATCGCCCCAAAAGCTCTCGACTGACACAGCTCCATCAATACCACCTCAGCAATCGCGCCACCAAACTGCGGTTCGGTACCTGTCCCAAATTCATCGATCAGGAACAGTGTTTTGCCATTCGTGTTTTCGAGGAAAAATTTCATATTGGTCAAATGCGAGCTGTATGTACTCAGGTCGTTTTCGATCGACTGTTCATCCCCGATATCTATAAAGATGGAATGAAACATACCGAACTTAGATTCCTCACTCACTGATACCGGCACACCGCACTGCACCATATATTGGATCAACCCAATGGTCTTCAAACAAACCGATTTACCTCCTGCATTAGGTCCTGACACAAGTAGGATATGATCAGATGGGGTAAGCAAGATATCCAGCGCCTTGATCTGTCGTCCTTGCTCTTTCAGTGCTTGTTCTAGTATTGGGTGACGTGCCTGCTTCCATTCGATATTTTGCTTCTTCCCCACCTCTGGGCAAACGCAATCAAACGCTATCCCAAATCGAGCCTTTGCCTGAATGAAGTCCAAAACCCCAAGCATTCTAAGCCCTCTAGCAATATCCTCCTGATTCAGCCGAACCAAATCGGTCAGCTCAGTGAGGATTCTGATGATCTCCCTGCGTTCTGCATATTTGAGCTCACGCAGTTCGTTGTTGATTTCCAAAGCCTCGGCAGGTTCCAGGTAGACAGTCTGGCCCGTGGCAGATTCGTCATGCACGAAACCCTTTACATGTCGCTTGTGCTCAGCCAATACAGGAATCACCAAACGTCCGTCACGTATGGTCAGCGTCGCACCCTCAGGAGTATAACCATGCCCTCCAGCTGATTTCAATATCTTGTTCACTGCCGTTCTGGCGCGAGTCTGACATTTAGAAATCGCCGAACGAATACGCATCAATTCAGGACTGGCGTCATCTCTAAGTTCTCCCTTTTCGTCTATCTTAGATTCC
This is a stretch of genomic DNA from Reichenbachiella ulvae. It encodes these proteins:
- a CDS encoding endonuclease MutS2, whose product is MNLYPQEIEVKLSFDKVKEIISENCLGPLGEEFVDKLNFSTRTDRVNEWLSQTREFMSILTSSAGFPAASYEDVSPFLKQAEVPGSFLDTEQLHEIKAVIQTLGNINLFFKENGDDYPVLFWRLGHIEVDAHLLRALESKIDEKGELRDDASPELMRIRSAISKCQTRARTAVNKILKSAGGHGYTPEGATLTIRDGRLVIPVLAEHKRHVKGFVHDESATGQTVYLEPAEALEINNELRELKYAERREIIRILTELTDLVRLNQEDIARGLRMLGVLDFIQAKARFGIAFDCVCPEVGKKQNIEWKQARHPILEQALKEQGRQIKALDILLTPSDHILLVSGPNAGGKSVCLKTIGLIQYMVQCGVPVSVSEESKFGMFHSIFIDIGDEQSIENDLSTYSSHLTNMKFFLENTNGKTLFLIDEFGTGTEPQFGGAIAEVVLMELCQSRAFGAITTHYGNLKKLADKTKGIVNAAMKYDVKKLEPLYELEIGKPGSSFALEIAGKIGLDKQMLERAKKKAGVSHVQFDRMLSELESEKNQIDKLKKEVEAKDKRLSDAIKDYQDLKKFLDKKKNEVLKEAKQEAARVIEASNKKVESTIKQIQEAKADKKRVQQAREQLTQHKEKLSKESVKPEEKLVKAVDQNIEVGDKVKILSSGAAGEVVSIKGNQVELTLGGLTSRVKLKDIEKISSKQFKKSTEDRVKQMTGIDLNSKMANFNMTLDIRGVRAEEAIGKVENYIDEALLLGYPEVKILHGKGHGVLRDLVRNVLRENPKVLRATDEHIERGGAGITVVSLDE
- a CDS encoding cytochrome b5 domain-containing protein, giving the protein MNKPYTKQQLALRNGQDRDEIWVAYQGKIYDVGSSRLWRDGKHYEHWAGQDLTEELSDAPHTAKVFDKFEVVGELV
- a CDS encoding N-acetylglucosamine kinase; the encoded protein is MKLIADSGSTKTAWRLIDDTGKIFQANSVGINPYYMKKEEIQKAVSDGLVDYKDHPITSIHFYGSGCSSDNNKTLISDALLGLYPEATVEVDHDLMAAARALCGHQPGIACILGTGSNSCQYDGNSITENVTSLGYLLGDEGSGNMLGRMLIKRYFKHQLPDDLKAKFDEKYHLTRSELLENIYRSDMPIRFLSSFSKFIFDHIKHPYFYQMVYDCFEEFFDENVCQYSEHQSLPIHFTGSVAFYYGHILRQVAMDKGLTMGLITEDPVAGLALYHKNDWL
- the murQ gene encoding N-acetylmuramic acid 6-phosphate etherase, producing the protein MTTTESNSNYDNLHTMGTEELLTSMNEEDQSVPLAVARSIDQITPLVEEITESMKQCGRLFYIGAGTSGRLGVVDASEIPPTYGLPQNRVIGIIAGGDRAIRQSVEQAEDDPNQAWEDMKVFGARAGDTVIGIAASGRTPYVLGGLKKANQNGLNTGCIVCNEGSMIAAEATYPVEVVVGPEFVTGSTRMKAGTATKLVLNMISTAVMIKLGHVKGNKMVDMQLSNAKLIDRAIRMLMSEIPVDRSEAEQMIHQYGSVRNAIDHYKA